The following is a genomic window from Babesia bovis T2Bo chromosome 4 map unlocalized Chr4_1, whole genome shotgun sequence.
ACGCTACATCCCAGAATTGAACATCTAGCGAATCTGATGAAGGTATCTGATTGTCGTCACGTAATTTCCGGTTGCCACATAAGAGCTCACATATATCAGGATGCAAAACAGCCGTGTGTGaatcttcttcttgcaTCAATAATGCGAATGATAATACAATAGGTTTATACTTCACCTGCGCGAAATAAGTGGTCAGCATATCAATGATCACACGTGGCCACTAATATGAAGCATTCAGGACTCTACATTGCAACCTTTAACCACTAACACAGTACTTGTAAATACATCCCATGTCAATATTTAAAGTACACTATCCAGTGATGcaaaaatagatatattacaacTGTGAACACAGAGATGATTAGGAATAAAATCTAACACATATATTAACCTACCTGAAATCGAACAGGTTTCAAATCAGTTCTGTATATAGATTGCTGACACAAAGGGCATGGCCTCCTACAAAGATTGAACATTAAAAAGTGTAACTCACATCCCTAGTGTTCTGTCGAAGTTCAAGTACTTCAATATGCATACCCAGCAGAATGCATGACTGCAACGTGTAACTCTAGGCGCCGAAAGCGATTCATCTAAACATATAGGACATGTAACTGGTGTATCCTCATCAACTAAAAGGTCCACTAATTCAACAACGTTCCAATCTGAAACATGTCAGACATGCACAATTTCGCCTACCAACTGTTAGATTGGGTCGCAGAATTGGTAACTTTGCAATAGGCAAACCTATATCAGCGATGTAACAACGCAAATTGCGCTGAGTCGGTCTCGACGGAGATACCGAATCCGTTGCATCCTTTCTAACTGGAGGCTACACCATATTTTAAAAAGAGAAATATCACAAACCGGTTGAGGCGCTACGTAACGCGTGAAATTGATCAGATGATCCGATGGGATGCGATTTCGCTCCTGCCGACATCGCGGAGGCATCGCTCTAATTAAGGCCAGCAAATAAGCATATCGCGATTATCTAATAATAGATAATATCATACACACTCATAGGTCACTGTGTTATGTGAACACATTGAATGTGAAACGTTGTGGACTGTATTGTGTAGCAGTCCATCGGACCAAGAGCATAGACATGTCATGATCCCCAGGCATTATACGAATTGATAGCAATAGGTGTTAATACATACCTATGTCATATGCCATACGCGTACTATGGGCAGTTGTGTTAGTGCTGCTCCTTAATCTTTATGGCGCAGCTCCTAGGGCTGCATTAAGACAGAACTACCTCGCATACTCAGTTTTGAAGCCATATCTTAGGAAACCCAAAGTTCGAAACCGTACAACACGGGAGGAGAAGACGCGTAGATCGGCTTTTCATAAGCAATTGCATAAAGAACTTCGTATGAAATACTGGGAGCGATTAGACCCTGCCGTAAATACGATCATAAACTACAACTCAAAAACTGATTCAGGTCCTGTGATCGACCCAAAAAGGTATTAGAAGAGTTCGCTGCTTAAATCAATTAACAGGGCGTTCGTAGTCCAAGAAGTTATACCACAACTTGTTAAACTGGAGAACCAACAAGTCAACTGCACGCTCACTGCTGAACAATCGGAGTCATTCGATAGACGGGTATGTTTCGATAACGTTAATTTAATTTGTACAAGGCCGGACTTAAGCTATACTGTGATATTAAGGCTGTTTTCTCCACAATCGCAGATAACATCAACAACAATGATGTTTTCACGGACTTCCACTTGATGGCATCGCAAGATCAGTTACTAAAGCTCCAGGCAGACGTAGATTACATCATGCCTCTTGTTAATGTAAGTTTCATGATGTAATGTAAAGCATCAATTTTTTGTATTGTGAAAATCATTGTAGGCCCGCGAAGAACCTGAGCCGTCAACAGAATGCATTGAATATTGTAATCACATTGAACAACTTGCACATGAGGAGCCTATAAGTACGTTGCTAGACAATAGCATCACATTTAATCAGAGTTTTTAGCGCACtcatattatattattaagGATTGGCATCTAACTAGACGACATTTTTTGGCTCGATTTCGTTATCATTTAAAATTAGTTAGGAAAATGAAGGCTGCTTCTTTCGATAACGACTGTGATACTTTTGAGGTAATAGTTACTATATGCACTCTTCATGCGATACACAGAAAACGCTGAATAAAACAGCAATTAATTGGACTAGGGCCGAAAAAAACATCTTTATCTACGAGCTACAGGTAGCCCAAAATATGGCACAAAACGCACTCACATCGGCAATCATATACCCTTGTAAGGCTTCTTACGCTGTATCGCAAATATGTGAAACATCGTGTTAACGGTTCGCTTTCATAAAGTATTTTTATGCTTATAATCACTGTAGTTACGTagaataatatattaaccaTGATATTTTACTATGCAATAAGTTAGAACTAATTAATCCTCTGctgcatatatacaaattaCGATCCCCCTCAAAATTGATAGTGCAAATTTGATGCATGGTGGAAACAAGGAAAGGAACATATTGCAAGATAAGAATATTtgataaaaacattatcAAAGGGTTACTCATTGGCGCACATTACATCTTGCTACCAAGAGCCGGAAAATCATCATCGCGGCAATCGAACACAATCGGTTTACTACCACTGTTGCGCGCGGGCTTTGAACTACGCTCGACAGTCGTAGGTACATTGGTGCGCAGCACTGAATGCGTGCTACTATATCTGCCGACTAAGAAGTCTTCTATAGGGCTATCCTGTTGGTTCACCCCGTCAAATTCCAAAATGTGACTTAGCACTTCTAACGCATTCTTCACAGCAACCTTGTTACCTTCAAAGCATACAATATCATCTGAATTGTCACCACGGTTAACAAATATGTTTCGAAGTCCAGcatttgatattatatcacgTAACGTGGAACCACCTTTACCAATGACAGCACCGATGTGTCGTTTGGGGACACGTATCCAGGCATAGAAATCACCAGTTATTGTAATATCACTGATTTTAGTGTTATCGAGACAGACGAAGTTCTCTGTGAATGCCTTCATGACATCTACTGCTTCGTCAACCTTCTCCCTTTGACCATGGAAAATGAGTTCATTTGAAACCTTCTTTACCACAATATGAACGTGAGTCTTGTCTTCCAAGTCACGTATTATACGGTACTTGTTATCGGACAATACGGCCATATGGGCAGAAGATAGGTCGAAAGTATACTCAACATGAGTGCTAAGTATTTCTTCTACTTGTTTCACGCACTCGTCCTGCTGCTCCTTATTACCATAGATTACAAGCACTGAACCATTAATAGATTCACGAATCAGTATAGTTACACCGGTCCAATCCTCCACTGCTGACAGCGTCGAAGGAGAAAGCATAAACGCCATATCAGCCTCCACATGTAACTCTCTAGGCTTCATGTTCCGGTTAAGTAGCAAAGTTTTCACACGAACCAAAGCGTCTTTCAGCACGCTCTTCTTACCGACAATATGGACCATGCCTCCGTAACGATGCATGCAAAAGTCCGGTGAGACAAAACGACACCTTAATATATCTTCTGAAAATAGGTAGCTCATGACGTCCTCATCATTTGTACCAGGAATTTCAACGGTTCCCATAGATGCTGCCAAAGCCTCCAGTTGGGTAACAGCCGTTTTAATACGGCCTGTAGCAGATTGATCATCCGTTTTGTACGTACTGTCTACATTTACATACATTGCAGCCTTGCCATCTCTCGCTGTAAAATCAAACGATACCGATACTCCCAAATCGGCCTCAATATTGCGCACCAAATTCCTGAAGCGCATAGATAATGCCTTGCAAACCAAGAAATCATACTGCAGCTGTACTTTGCGAGCCTCGTGTTCGGCCAACGTAGCGGGAGCGGAAATGCTCTTCCCAACATCAACATTACTTTCAAATGCCTTGATCTTCTCATCTATATAGTTGAATGCTAAATTAACACCATCACGGCTACCTATGAGGTCTATAGCACCCTGGTAATAGAATGTCATCACATTAAAGGATTCATCAATTTGTGATAAGCCTGACAAACCACCAAATATTTTTTTGATACGTTCGTAATCGATATGTATTTGCTTCGATGAGTGGAATTCCAAACTCTTGAGATATGTTACGCAAGCATCAACATCTGCACTTTCGCCGTGAACATTCAGATGCAGAGCCGTAATGTCAGATCCTTTTACATCTATAGGGTCTATATGAACGAAAAAGCGTTCCTTTATACGCTTTAAATAGTTATATGGAGGGTGGAAACGATTTGGGGTGGCCATAAGAACCAATTCACTTTTGATGACATTAGAGTGATCAAATACTAACCCCTTATCGGCTTTCATTCGTTGCAAAATAcccaatatataatcattTTGTTGTGATCTTGCAGATGCAGGATTCAGTCCTTTATCCGTCATGAGACTCGATCTCCTAGCAGAAGCAGCACGATATGAGATGATGTCTAACAAAGCCTTCTTATAGCCCTGTAACTTATTCTGAAATGTTTTCATACGTTGATATCCCTCAACAATAACGCGTTCTTCCTTTAAATAAACTAGGTATGTTTCATTATCCTTAATAGCACTCTCAATGTCGTCTATATCAGGAACAAGGCCCTTACCGCTTTTAGCCTTTAATCTCCTTAAATTATCATTGATTTCACGCACCGTTTTGTCAAGGTCATCCAGATTGGTAAATCGTAATGGCGTAGGAACCGTGCCAGGAGCTGATTTAATAGCAGCgtcaatttcatcaatTAGTTCATTTAAATCCTCCACGGCGGCATCACAACTAATAGACATATCAGACGTTATGGGTAAAGATGCGACATCAACACCAAACTTCTGCATCCTAGATTTTATCTTGTTGAACACAGAGTCTAAAACTCTAGTGCCACTTTTTACATCACCATTCATGGATACTACATTTGTCTGTGCAGCAACATTAGCCTTTTTGCGCAATGCCTTCCGCTCAGCTGGCGTCAATACCCGCTCAAAGCCGTCATCATCAATCAAAGTACTGAAAGATGCAGCAGCAGAATACTGCTCAGTATTAATACCATCAGACATTGAGGACGAACCTAAAGCATCCTCCCTCTTCATGTTGGCTTCCATAGAGTCACATGAAAAATCTCCAAATTGAATTTCTGATATATTATCACCTCATACACAGACTGATGGTTTATGAACCAGCACAATTGTGATATGTAACAAATGACGGCGCCAGGTGACCTAGATTCAGGACTTCTGTTAGCAAAATAGTCAAGCAAATAAGTAGCCGATAAATATACTATGAAAATGCAATGCTAAGATTCAGGTAACGAGAAATAAAGCCAATGTATAACTGCATGAGAAGCGACTAATCAAATAGATGTGTGACGAGACAGTATAGAAAACAAAGTGTCGATGTGTAGAATTTTAACGAGCCGATGGCATTCTACCAGAGCTCTAAGTTATGGAAACGATGATTTTGCACAAATGTGTAGCAAACTGTAATGATACAAGTACAAGGAAATAAACAGCACTCATACCCCATACCTCCATGTCTTAAATGTGACAACTAAAAAATTCACATACTCTCCTTAATGCGTCAATAGGACTTTATAAAATGGATGTATAAACATCAATGATACCATGCCAACCGTATAATGGCGCGGAATGGGCTATATAATCGAATTTGTAGACATTACATCATTCATCTGAAGTGAAATCGTTCGCGTTCTCTAACAGATAGTTGGCAGCAAGCTCCTCATTCTTATCACAAGCTAAGAACGCTTCAATTACTGCAGCACGTGAAAACCCGAGCCCCTCCAAGCGCTCGACACTCTGTATTTCGGCTTCGGTTAGATGTACAAAGTTTGGTCCATCGTCCGCACTTGGAAAACCATTCATATCATCGCTACTATTAAGCATCTCCATAAACTCATCTTGATGCTCGATGATTTTCTGCATAGGGGTTGAAATGGTCATCGTATATCATtctatattacacattttagACATCATATACATATGCAATGTATTGACAAAATCATTACCTGAAGCAACTCGGGATCTGTTTCGCCGATGTTTTCCAAAAGTCTTTGGAGAACTTGTGGATCCGATTGAATAACCTGCCTCAGCTGCTGGAATGCAGGGTGCGATTGAATACTTGCTAAGTTGTCACTCTGCATATTTGTAAAAAACGTATCGATCATGTGCATTACAAGCTAAATTATCAGATGAAAAGTAACCTACCATAGGAATATTACGCAGCATATCGGCACCACCATCATAAACTCCTGCATCAGAACTGTTTGAAATCATGCTTGTATCAGGAATAGTGCCCTAAAACTGTTACACAACATCGTAGTAAAACAAACCGTAGTTAAAAATTCGACGGCGCGGTCAGGATTGTTAAACGCTGCTGCCATAGCGGCTTCAACTTCAGCCCTTGGAAAACCC
Proteins encoded in this region:
- a CDS encoding putative integral membrane protein gives rise to the protein MSYAIRVLWAVVLVLLLNLYGAAPRAALRQNYLAYSVLKPYLRKPKVRNRTTREEKTRRSAFHKQLHKELRMKYWERLDPAVNTIINYNSKTDSGPVIDPKRAFVVQEVIPQLVKLENQQVNCTLTAEQSESFDRRAGLKLYCDIKAVFSTIADNINNNDVFTDFHLMASQDQLLKLQADVDYIMPLVNAREEPEPSTECIEYCNHIEQLAHEEPIKFLAHSYYIIKDWHLTRRHFLARFRYHLKLVRKMKAASFDNDCDTFEKTLNKTAINWTRAEKNIFIYELQVAQNMAQNALTSAIIYPCKASYAVSQICETSC
- a CDS encoding KH domain family protein yields the protein MEANMKREDALGSSSMSDGINTEQYSAAASFSTLIDDDGFERVLTPAERKALRKKANVAAQTNVVSMNGDVKSGTRVLDSVFNKIKSRMQKFGVDVASLPITSDMSISCDAAVEDLNELIDEIDAAIKSAPGTVPTPLRFTNLDDLDKTVREINDNLRRLKAKSGKGLVPDIDDIESAIKDNETYLVYLKEERVIVEGYQRMKTFQNKLQGYKKALLDIISYRAASARRSSLMTDKGLNPASARSQQNDYILGILQRMKADKGLVFDHSNVIKSELVLMATPNRFHPPYNYLKRIKERFFVHIDPIDVKGSDITALHLNVHGESADVDACVTYLKSLEFHSSKQIHIDYERIKKIFGGLSGLSQIDESFNVMTFYYQGAIDLIGSRDGVNLAFNYIDEKIKAFESNVDVGKSISAPATLAEHEARKVQLQYDFLVCKALSMRFRNLVRNIEADLGVSVSFDFTARDGKAAMYVNVDSTYKTDDQSATGRIKTAVTQLEALAASMGTVEIPGTNDEDVMSYLFSEDILRCRFVSPDFCMHRYGGMVHIVGKKSVLKDALVRVKTLLLNRNMKPRELHVEADMAFMLSPSTLSAVEDWTGVTILIRESINGSVLVIYGNKEQQDECVKQVEEILSTHVEYTFDLSSAHMAVLSDNKYRIIRDLEDKTHVHIVVKKVSNELIFHGQREKVDEAVDVMKAFTENFVCLDNTKISDITITGDFYAWIRVPKRHIGAVIGKGGSTLRDIISNAGLRNIFVNRGDNSDDIVCFEGNKVAVKNALEVLSHILEFDGVNQQDSPIEDFLVGRYSSTHSVLRTNVPTTVERSSKPARNSGSKPIVFDCRDDDFPALGSKM
- a CDS encoding DNA repair protein Rad23 putatitive → MKLKIKTLNNLEAEVDVKDGSSVEELMKIVETHLPSMPSDRQKLIHSGKVLKRELLLSDYADIKDGDKVIVIAQKQSETTSTVSTQSQKAPVADDRTKAVDVPQPINLAESTLVTGSELEMNIARICEMGFPRAEVEAAMAAAFNNPDRAVEFLTTGTIPDTSMISNSSDAGVYDGGADMLRNIPMSDNLASIQSHPAFQQLRQVIQSDPQVLQRLLENIGETDPELLQKIIEHQDEFMEMLNSSDDMNGFPSADDGPNFVHLTEAEIQSVERLEGLGFSRAAVIEAFLACDKNEELAANYLLENANDFTSDE